Within Corynebacterium jeddahense, the genomic segment TGATCGACGAAGACCTCAAGGCCGCCTTCGCCGCGGACATGGTCTTCCTGCGCACCGTCGGCGCGAAACCGGTGGTCGTGCACGGCGGCGGCCCGCAGATCAGCGCGATGCTCGCCCGGCTGGGGCTCGACGGCGGTGAGTTCGTCGGCGGGTTCCGGGTGACCACGCCGGAGATCCTCGACGTCGTCCGCATGGTCCTCTTCGGGCAGGTGGGCCGGGACCTGCTGGGCAAAATCAACTCGCACGGCCCGTACGCCGTCGGCACCTCGGGCGAGGACGCCGGGCTATTCACCGCCGAGCGCCGGACGGTGGAGGTGGACGGCGAGTCCCGCGACATCGGGCTCGTGGGCACCATCACGGACGTCAACCCGGCGGCGGTGATGGACATCATCGAGGCCGGGCGCATCCCCGTCGTCTCCGGCATTGCACCGGGCCGCGACGAGGAGGTCTACAACATCAACGCCGACGAGGCGGCCGGGGCGCTCGCGGCGGCGATCGGCGCGGAGCGACTCGTGGTGCTCACCAACGTCGAAGGCCTGTACACCGACTGGCCCAACAAGGACTCGCTGCTGTCCAAGATCGAGGCGGCGGAGCTCGAGCGCATGCTGCCGAGCCTGTCCACTGGCATGATCCCGAAGATGCAGGCCTGCCTCCACGCGGTGCAGTCCGGGGTGAAGGCCGCGCACGTCATCGACGGCCGGGTGGCCCACTCGGTGCTCTTGGAGCTGCTCACCACGGGCGGGGTGGGCACCATGGTGCTGCCCGACGACTACGACCGCGCCCAGTACCCCGACGGCAACATCTTCAGAAAGGACGACGCATGAGCGACTTCCAATCCCGCTGGGGCGCCGCGCTGCTGGACACCTACCCGGCCCCGCCGGTGGAGCTGGTCTCCGGCAGCGGCGCCACCGTCACCGACGCGGACGGCAACACCTACATCGACATGCTCGCCGGCATCGCGGTTAACGCCCTCGGCCACGCGCACCCCGCCGTGGTGGAGGCCGTGACCCAGCAGATGAGCACCCTCGGCCACGTGTCCAACCTGTTCGGCTCCCGGCCGGTTATCGAGGCCGCCGAGGGGCTGTGCGCACGCGTGGGGGACGACACGGCGCGCGTGTTCTTCTGCAACTCCGGGGCGGAGGCCAACGAGGCCGCCTTCAAGCTCGCCCGCCTGACCGGGCGCCGCCGCATCCTCGCCGCCGAGCGGGGCTTCCACGGGCGCACGATGGGCGCGCTCGCCATGACCGGCCAGCCAGACAAGCGCGCGCCGTTCGAGCCGATGCCCGCCGGGGTGGAGTTCTACCCTTACGGCGACATCGACGCGCTCACGGCCCTCGTGGCGCAGGATCCGGCGGGCACCGCCGCGATCATCCTCGAGCCGATCCAGGGGGAGACTGGCGTCGTGCCCGCGCCCGCCGGCTTCCTCCCCGCGGTGCGCCAGCTGTGCGACGCCCACGGCATCCTCCTCATCGTCGACGAGGTCCAGACCGGCGTCGGCCGCACCGGCGACTTCTTCGCCTTCGAACACGAGGGCGTGCTGCCCGACGTGATCACCATGGCGAAGGGCCTCGGCGGCGGTCTGCCCATCGGCGCAACCATCGCCCGCGGGCCGGCGGCCGGCCTGTTCACGGCGGGCAGCCACGGCACCACCTTCGGCGGCAACCCCGTCGCGTGCGCCGCCGCCGGCGCGGTGCTGCGCACGGTCGACGACGGGTTCCTCGCCGAGGTGCGGCGCAAGGGACAGTTGCTTCGCGACGAAGCCTCGCGCATCCCCG encodes:
- the argB gene encoding acetylglutamate kinase translates to MMPNLTNEQRATVLAEALPWLQHYRDKIVVVKYGGNAMIDEDLKAAFAADMVFLRTVGAKPVVVHGGGPQISAMLARLGLDGGEFVGGFRVTTPEILDVVRMVLFGQVGRDLLGKINSHGPYAVGTSGEDAGLFTAERRTVEVDGESRDIGLVGTITDVNPAAVMDIIEAGRIPVVSGIAPGRDEEVYNINADEAAGALAAAIGAERLVVLTNVEGLYTDWPNKDSLLSKIEAAELERMLPSLSTGMIPKMQACLHAVQSGVKAAHVIDGRVAHSVLLELLTTGGVGTMVLPDDYDRAQYPDGNIFRKDDA
- a CDS encoding acetylornithine transaminase, giving the protein MSDFQSRWGAALLDTYPAPPVELVSGSGATVTDADGNTYIDMLAGIAVNALGHAHPAVVEAVTQQMSTLGHVSNLFGSRPVIEAAEGLCARVGDDTARVFFCNSGAEANEAAFKLARLTGRRRILAAERGFHGRTMGALAMTGQPDKRAPFEPMPAGVEFYPYGDIDALTALVAQDPAGTAAIILEPIQGETGVVPAPAGFLPAVRQLCDAHGILLIVDEVQTGVGRTGDFFAFEHEGVLPDVITMAKGLGGGLPIGATIARGPAAGLFTAGSHGTTFGGNPVACAAAGAVLRTVDDGFLAEVRRKGQLLRDEASRIPGVKDVRGRGLMLGVVLDAEVAKLVVTHGLERGVILNAPSDTVIRLTPPLVINDEEIRQAAERLAGAIADATERS